A stretch of the bacterium SCSIO 12827 genome encodes the following:
- a CDS encoding SIS domain-containing protein, translated as MTFPDEKFTDIGAFAEAYFQASQVAQASIDRVALAKAGALLAGAYAARKTIYVCGNGGSAAISNHLVCDHLKCIQTDTDLRPRVVSLSATIETITAVANDISYDEVFVYQLRTLADPGDVLISVSSSGDSENVVRACAWAKTNDLAVIAMTGFAGGRTQGLADVNLHVTGDNYGIVEDTHQALMHILAQFIRQDHMTADLIKDRKF; from the coding sequence ATGACCTTCCCCGACGAAAAGTTCACCGATATCGGCGCCTTCGCCGAGGCCTATTTTCAGGCTTCCCAGGTTGCCCAGGCCTCTATCGACCGTGTCGCGCTGGCCAAGGCCGGGGCCCTGCTGGCCGGGGCTTATGCGGCGCGCAAGACCATCTATGTCTGCGGCAACGGCGGGTCGGCGGCGATCTCCAACCATCTGGTCTGCGACCATCTGAAATGCATCCAGACGGACACGGACCTGCGCCCCCGGGTTGTCTCCTTGTCGGCGACCATCGAAACCATTACCGCCGTCGCCAACGACATCTCCTACGACGAGGTCTTCGTCTATCAACTGCGGACCCTGGCCGATCCGGGCGATGTGTTGATTTCGGTCTCATCCTCGGGCGATTCGGAAAACGTCGTGCGGGCCTGCGCATGGGCCAAGACCAACGACCTTGCGGTGATCGCCATGACCGGGTTCGCGGGCGGGCGCACGCAAGGGCTTGCGGACGTCAACCTGCATGTGACCGGCGACAATTACGGCATCGTCGAGGACACCCATCAGGCGCTCATGCATATCCTGGCCCAATTCATCCGCCAGGATCACATGACCGCGGACCTCATCAAAGACCGCAAGTTCTGA